TCCCGTGGATGATTCGCCAACGTCATAGTAATTTTCTCCATGGCTTGACCATAAATAATAATTACTTTTGAACCCGACTCGGTAAAGATGGCGAGATACGGTTCTCGAGTCCCGTTGTTTTCGGTTTTGACATCTTGCACAAGGACATAACATGGTTTTCCCCTCAATAAAAGAAGTTTGATTGGAAGCAAATGCGATAAAAACATCAACACCTTCCTTAAACTCACGAGAAACACAATTATTGACCGGATCAAAGTGTCGATCCATCCACTCTCTCGAATAAAAATAATCAGACATTGTACTCACGATTTCAACACCAACACATTTGAAAGAAAGCGTTTTATGTTTGATATCTCACTCGTTGTTATGAGAGTGGAGTGCTTGGTTGTTTTTATATAAAACACCTTGCCACGAAATGCTACGAAAAATGCTACGAAAATTTTTCGTAGCTTGCTCAAAATATCTTGAATTATTTTGCCTGCACATTGTCGGACCGAGGGGACGTTGCATTCAGAAAAAAACCACGATCTTTGCTACGAAAAGGTCTCGTGGCTTATTACGTTTTGTATTTTTCTCCCGACACTTGCGCATGATGGATGATGGGACGTTTCTTTCGGTGGGTTGCTACGAATTTGCTACGATTTTGGTAACCGTAGCTACGTTTTCTTTTTTAAAATAAATTAAAACTAAACTTACGATAGAATCGAAACAATTCGTAGCTAGGTTAAACACGAAATGACACGTTAGTGAAACGTAGTAAATTGCTACGTTATTTTTAGTAGCAAAATCGTAGCAACCACTAGCTACGAATTAGCTACGATTTTGTTACGATTTTGTTACGATTCGGAAACAGCGGCGCGTTTGCGTCCCCTCAAATTAGCTACGATTTTGTTACGATTTGCTACGTTTATGTTTTCGTAGCTAAAACGTAGCAAATCCGTAGCTTTTCTATTGCTAGCTACGATTGTACCGTAGCAACTTCGTTGCTATTTGAGTTTTTTTTACTAGTGTGTGAAGATTATCCAATAATGCAATACACTAAATATTAATTTGGTATTGAAATAATACAAAATTTAGTAGCATAGTTGAAATGAATGATTTCCTATCCTTGTGCGTCTTAAATTGCCCTTGTACATATTTTGATTTAGTGTGTTACAAAAAGAAACCTTTTTTGCTCTGAATGGAACCGACTGTACCGCAGTTTGTTTTGCACTTACAATTTATTCGAGTGAAATTGTTGTCAATTTTTGTCATCCTCTTTATCATTTGTATAATATCTATATTATTAAAAGAGAATTACCTATTTGAAAATGTTCTTATTTCATTAATTAAATTCCTTATTTTTTTTCTTGTCATTTTCAGTTGCATTTATGAAATATCCTAAAACGAATAAACAGCACTAATCTATATCATGTATCAATAAAAGTAGAATTTGACTCATACAATTGTACGGATATTATTTTCAGTTGATTAAATTTAAAAATAATTATTTATTCAAAAAATATTTAAGAAAGGATATGCTTTTAAAATTTATATGGTATTATTTGCTCATAACTCATTTGTCATTTGATAAATTATTAGAAAGAAAATTTTAGCATAATATAACTCAGTTGTCATTTGCTAAATTTATGGTTTTTATTTATATTTTTTATTATTTAATTATAATATTTTCATTNNNNNAAATGAATTTTCTTTCAAACAATATTTTTGTAAATCTATTTTCTTAAAAATAATAAATTTTAATTGTTATTATCATTGAATATAATTATTTTTGACATCATTTGAGTTTTCGTTTACATCAAAATTTACCATATTTTAGGATAATTTTAATTTAAAATGTAATTTTTGTATTTTTCAAACAAATTCTAAAAATATTTTTTTTAAATATTTTGTTTTAATATTTTAAAAAATATTGAGTTGCATTTCAAATAAAAAGGTAAAGATATTAAAAATATTCTAATTAAAATATGTAAAATTTAATATAGTTTTAAGGAAATGGTCAAAATAAAAAAAAATTACATATTTAAAAATCATGATTTTTGTTAACTGGACGGATCATTATTTATATAATATTGCACACAAAATTTTTTTTCTGTTTTTACAATTATCTAATTGACTCTATATACTCCTTTTTTATATTTTTTATATGATATCACACATTCGTAAAAAAATAGATAGTTTAAGATGCAAAAAAAATATTTACTTAATGAATATAATATGAACGAATATTACAAATACATCATTTAATAAAATAAATAATTAAAAACTGAAAATTCATATCCGCACTGGCGCGCGGATCAGGTTTTAGTAAATCCTTTAATACACTTAAAATAAATTCAAAGTTTAGGCTATGCAATCAAATATTATATAATTAATTTTAAATTTGTTTATTTGTGAAGTGACAGTAACATTGTGCTGTCGAGCACATGATATTAGCACCAGCAAAACAAGAATCCAAGACTCATCAAATAATTGAAATTAGTATTATTCAATCTGTCCAAAAGCATCCATCGAAACTAACAGGGAACCCAACCTGGCCCCAGTTTCGACGTGCTATCACCCAAAGTACTCCATCACTCTCCCCTTTACTCATTTCATAAGGAAAACCTATCTTTTATTTTTGTTTAACACATTTATACTAAATTTAGTTTTACTAATTTATTTGCTAATCCTTTTGTTTATATCTTGATGCAAACATCACCCATAAATTCAGGCTAATTAACAAAAACTGTAAATAGTTGGATATTTTTACCATTTCAGGTTTATAGGTTTATGAAATTAACTAAAAGACAACCTCATCGATCAATTTACGTAGATAGTGCATTTTGATCTTTACTATTGATATAGGAAGTGTCCGAAATAGAGTTAATTTAACATGGTGTGGGTTGAAAAAACCTAAAATGATTGTTGGTATAGGAAATATTATCTTATGGCAATTCCGAAAACGATATCCTTTATTGGAAATCTCATGAACAAATTAATAAGATCTGTTCAATCAGTTCGTAGTAACACACAATTGTATTTTGCTATTGACAAATTCCTAAAATACCTAAAAATATCCTACACAACAGCAGTTGCGTCTCTCACAAAGATAACTCACCAAGATCCCAAAACTTGTTCTTCTTGCGAATTCTATGATTCTCTCTATATACACACTCCACAGAAGAAGGAGAGTTGAACGAAATCGTTTTATCTATACTGTTGTGTCGTTACAATTTTGTTAAAGTTTCTAGCCTATAAACTTTCTTCAAGTTTTTGCAGTCTAACATCATCCCGATTCACTTCAAAAGCAATTCCTTTCACACATTTTGGTATTTTCTCAGTATTTTCCATTTTTGCAGCTTTGAGTAGTCCAACAAATTTGTCGAATTTCATATCATCAGAGTTCATTGTCACTTTCATGACTATTTTTATAAACAAAAAATTTGGAAGGAAAACATCTGTTGAGCTTCTTGACCAGTTCCTTTTCTTTGTACTTCTTCCCAGGTCCCAAGCATTGATGCTTCGTTCACAATGGTGTATATCTTAGCAGGTAGGCTGCCAAGTGTTACATCGTCTCCCATTCACGATAAACTTTAATCTCCTTGTACAAAAACTCTATCTTTTTGAACTTACATGGGTTTCATCATCCTATAAAGAAGTACAAATATTTAGACTCAAAACCTTCTAGTCACCAAAATAAAAATTTGTCTGAGATAGATACTAATTCCAAAATTTGTAAAATTGACATTTTTGTCATTTTAAAACATTCGTTTTTGTTGTAGTCTTGTAGATGATAAAACTTAATTTCTGACCGTGATCCGCATGAAGGATCGTCTACCAACTCTGGTGGTACCAAACAACTGTAGCACACGGTTTTTGGTTATTATTTACCAAATTCGCCACCTATTTCTGTCCCACTGTTGACATTTTCTAAAGTTTGTTTGGTGTTTTCCATAATTATGTATTCGGTGAGATCCAGAATGTTTTTGTTTATCACTTACTTAAAGCACCTTAGCTAAGAGTAACTTCTAAGCTTTATGTCAATAAATACAACTCATTCACGTCCCATCATAATTTGTTGGTACACACTCGCCAACGTGTCAACTGACTACTAGCACCGCCAACTCTCACATGGCATCATGGGTTGTATTATACACTAAACACAGCTTCAATACGACGCTATGTATCTGCGTTTCGATGTGATTCCACTTCTCCTATATAAATAATTCCTTCACTTTCCTCCTTTTACATTTTCTTTACACTGAACCATCACTTAGAGAGTGCGCTTCACACAAGAAACAAAACAAAATGGCTAGGCGATTTGCCATTGTTGCGATCTGCATCGTCCTCATCGCCGGCGTCGGAGGTCAAGCTCCGTCGTCACCACCAACCACCACACCAGCACCACCCACCACAACAACCCCCCCGCCAGCAGCCACTCCTCCTCCTGTCTCAGCTCCTCCACCAGTCACAACTTCTCCTCCTCCAGCCACCACCGCTCCTCCTCCTGCTACTCCTCCTCCAGTTGCTTCTCCTCCTCCGGCCACTCCTCCTCCAGTGGCAACTCCTCCTCCAGCAACTCCCCCTCCCGTCGCTTCTCCTCCACCAGCAACTCCTCCACCCGTCGCATCTCCTCCTCCAGCAACTCCTCCTCCAGCTCCTCTTGCATCTCCTCCCGCTCAGGTTCCAGCTCTTGCTCCTACGACGCCAGAAGCTCCCTCTACATCTCCGTCGTCTAGCCCGCCTCTCCCGGCGACTGATGGCCCTGGACCGAGCGTCGAAGGGCCAGGACCTTCCACAGATTCGAATGACCAGGTCCGTAAACTTTTCTTCTCATTTGACTTGGATCTGGTACAATGTGTTTCAGATCTGAGATGTTTTTGACTTTGAAAAATCACTGAGTTTATGCTTGCAATAGTTGATCACTGATTAGATCTGAAACTAGTCTTGACTCTTGAAAATTATGATTAGCGCAATTTAGCAGAAGAATCCTATATGTTATAAAGTGAGCAGTTGCAAGCGCAATTTAGGAAGATATGTTAATCTGCGCCCGTATCGTATTTGCCGATTTTCCGACAGTGCTACTGCATCTGTCTCGAGATCTTCGAACTCGAGCCGTGGGCGCGTGGCGTGCAGAGTCACGTTAGCTTTGTCAGTATGAACGTGAACAATAAATAACTTCCACGTGTTGATCTTAAAGGCAGATCTTGCTTTTGACAAAAAAGTGGATCTAGATTTACTTTACATTCAAAGCCTTAGTCTTTAGTCATAAAATAGAGTTTTAGTCATAAAATAGTCCAAAAGCATTGCATGAATGACGGAATTCTCCGAAGTCTGCAGTATTACTTTATGCTAGGACCACTATATTTTAGAAACTTTTCAAACGATAACCCGGATTAATAAATGCCATTAAAACTCCCATTTAAAATTTAATTATGATGGACTAATAAAATCATATTATAAAGATGCTTCTGTAACCAATAAAAATGAATTGCTGATCCAATCTCTTTTGTATTTGTATTTTTGCAGAATGGAGCAAGCAAGACAGTTTCAAGCTTGGTACTTGGATCTGTTCTCGTTTGGTTTATGATCTAAGCGTGGGAGCCTTTCGCTCGGTGTTCCTTGCATTTGTTTTCATGTTGATGTTTGTTTGTTCCATTGTTATTACTTTCGGAACCGTATTCTTTTGGATTATTATCTTTTGGAGAGGATATTATTGAGGAGTTGAGATGGAGATATCAGGATATATTTCGTTTGGAGATATTTTGTGGCTTCTTCCCTTCTCATTCTATTTGATTATTAGTGTACTAAATTGCATTCTCCCATGTCTACCATTTCTTATATATCTGCTTCTGACTGGGATTCAAACGCAAACACATACTACTAAACTAGTGGCCAATCAAAAACCTGGAAAAGGAAGAAAACACAAACAAACAAAAAACTGAAATATTGAAAAGGGTGGACTTTCTTGTCAATCTCTAAACAAAGCAGTTTGCTGTTTTGCTGGTATAAACGCTTTTGAATTCAAAAGCTACACGTTTTTGTTTATGGAACGTGTTAAGAAGTTTGCATTCATCGAGTGAACCAAGCCTAATGTCAAACATCTTGCAGGGGACTTGGTTAACAAACGATTGATTGCACGATTGCTACAAAGAGAAACAAAGCACAAGAGAAAAAAAATAAGAGAGGGAAGTAATAAAATTGACAAAGCAAAGATGTATAGAGTTTCGGAATCTTAATATGAAACTCCCTAATTTGGTTGAACTCACTTTCAGTAATTCACTATGAATCAACTCCGAAGTACATACCAAGCGCCTCAACACTAACACCGTGAGTTTGGCTTGTTAGTTTAAAACATAAGTACATAGCTGTAGAAGCTTTGGCTGGTGAAGTCCGACCTGCTTTGGATGCTCCAGCTAAGGCGATGCCACTCGTTTTGGATGCTCAACAGTCTAACCCTGCTACCGTTCAACAAAATATGCGTGTTGGACTTTAATTAATTAAAGGAAGCAACGTTTCAGACAAAACGTGTCGG
The DNA window shown above is from Brassica oleracea var. oleracea cultivar TO1000 chromosome C3, BOL, whole genome shotgun sequence and carries:
- the LOC106328218 gene encoding classical arabinogalactan protein 9-like, with amino-acid sequence MARRFAIVAICIVLIAGVGGQAPSSPPTTTPAPPTTTTPPPAATPPPVSAPPPVTTSPPPATTAPPPATPPPVASPPPATPPPVATPPPATPPPVASPPPATPPPVASPPPATPPPAPLASPPAQVPALAPTTPEAPSTSPSSSPPLPATDGPGPSVEGPGPSTDSNDQNGASKTVSSLVLGSVLVWFMI